A region from the Methanofollis liminatans DSM 4140 genome encodes:
- a CDS encoding SagB/ThcOx family dehydrogenase, with protein sequence MGTGQDFIEKTRFPYLGPSDQYLGKAQPPLEREDSGAGLPLPLPGEACPGAIDLTDAIARRRSVRTYATTKMPLATLSYLLWCSQGVQSVVGNDWTIRSVPSAGARHALETYLLVNRVDGVEPGLYHYAALSNRLFRLQAHANVAGRIRDACLNQPMVTDSAAFFIWAADRYRMTWRYGERGYRYIFIDAGHACQNLYLAAEAVDCGVCAIGAFDDDALNALLGLDGRDIFVIYAAAVGMRARAEG encoded by the coding sequence ATGGGAACAGGACAGGATTTCATCGAGAAGACGAGGTTCCCGTACCTCGGCCCCTCTGACCAGTACCTCGGCAAAGCACAGCCCCCGCTGGAGAGAGAAGACAGCGGCGCGGGCCTTCCGCTCCCGCTCCCGGGCGAGGCCTGCCCCGGAGCAATCGACCTCACCGATGCGATCGCACGGCGGCGGAGTGTGCGGACCTATGCCACCACAAAGATGCCGCTCGCCACGCTCTCCTATCTGCTCTGGTGCTCGCAGGGCGTGCAGTCGGTCGTGGGCAACGACTGGACGATCAGGTCGGTGCCGTCGGCCGGCGCCCGCCACGCCCTTGAGACCTATCTCCTCGTGAACCGGGTCGATGGCGTCGAGCCCGGCCTGTACCATTATGCGGCCCTGTCCAATCGCCTCTTCCGGCTCCAGGCCCACGCGAATGTGGCCGGGCGGATCAGGGACGCCTGCCTGAACCAGCCGATGGTCACCGACTCAGCCGCCTTCTTCATCTGGGCGGCCGATCGCTACCGGATGACCTGGCGCTACGGCGAGCGCGGCTACCGCTATATCTTCATCGACGCCGGTCACGCCTGCCAGAACCTCTACCTCGCCGCCGAAGCGGTCGATTGCGGCGTCTGTGCGATCGGGGCCTTCGACGACGACGCCCTCAACGCCCTCCTGGGCCTGGACGGCAGGGATATCTTCGTCATCTACGCTGCGGCGGTGGGGATGCGGGCCCGTGCAGAGGGCTAA